TGGTTCAGGGCACCTCCAAACCGCTTGTAGGGTGGCCGTAGTTCCAACCGGACGACGTGGTCCGGTCGTCGGCCCACGTTGCAAAGGTCTCTTCTGCCATGCGCATAGGTGTGCTCACTTCCGGTGGCGACTGCCCCGGCCTCAACGCCGTCATCCGCTCCGTCGTGCACCGCGCCGTCGTCGACCACGGTGACGAGGTGATCGGCTTCCACGACGGCTGGAAGGGCCTGCTGGAGGCGGACTACCGCAAGCTCGACCTCGATGCCGTCGCCGGCATCCTCGCCCGCGGGGGCACCATCCTCGGCTCCTCCCGGGTCCAGCCCGCGCACCTGCGCGACGGTGTCGAGCGCGCCCGCGGGCACGTCGCGGACCTCGGCCTCGACGCGATCATCCCGATCGGCGGCGAGGGCACCCTGAAGGCCGCGAACCTGCTCTCCGAGGCAGGCCTGCCGATCGTCGGCGTCCCGAAGACCATCGACAACGACATCGCCTCCACCGACGTCACCTTCGGCTTCGACACCGCCGTCGGGGTCGCGACGGAGGCGCTCGACCGGCTGAAGACGACCGCCGAGTCCCACCAGCGTGTGATGGTCGTCGAGGTCATGGGCCGCCACACCGGCTGGATCGCCCTGCACTCGGGCATGGCGGCGGGCGCGCACGCGATCGTCGTTCCGGAGCGGCCCTTCGACATCGACGAGCTGACGGCGATCGTCGGCGAGCGGTTCTCGGCGGGCAAGCGGTTCGCGATCGTCGTGGTCGCGGAGGGCGCCAAGCCGAAGCCCGGCTCCATGGCCTTCGAGGAGCGCGGCAAGGACATCTACGGCCACGAGCGGTTCGCCGGCATCGGCAACCTGCTGGCCGCGGAGCTGGAGAACCGCCTGGGCAAGGAGGCCCGTCCGGTGATCCTGGGCCACGTCCAGCGCGGCGGCACGCCCACCGCGTACGACCGGGTCCTGGCCACCCGTTTCGGCTGGCACGCGGTGGAGGCGGCGCACCGGGGCGAGTTCGGCATGCTGACCGCGCTGCGCGGCACGGACATCGTGATGGTGCCGCTCGCCGAGGCGACCTCGTCCCTGAAGACGGTCCCGGCCGACCGCTACGACGAGGCCCAGACCGTTCTCTGACGGCTCCCCGGCGTCCCATTTGTGGCAGACCGCCCCCGCGCGCACGAGCGTGCGGGGGCGGCACTACTGTGGTGGGGCAGCACAGTCAAGGGAGTGAACAGATGGATCACAGCGGGCACGGCATGGACATGAACATGGACTTGCCGCCGTTCACTCTCGGGCGCGGGCTGGAGTTCTCCTTCGACGCCTTCTTCCTGTTCGGCTCGCTGCTGGGCCTCGCCCTGTACGGGTGGGGCGTGCTGCGGCTGCGCCGGCGCGGGGACTCCTGGCCGCTGGGCCGGACCATCGCGTTCACCCTCGGTGTGCTGACCGTGATCCTGGTGATGTGCACCAAGCTGAACGACTACGGCATGGTCATGTTCAGCGTGCACATGGTCCAGCACATGGTGATCAGCATGATCACCCCGATCCTGGTGCTGCTGGGTGCCCCGGTGACGCTGGCGCTGCGCGCGCTGCCCCCGGCCGGCCGCGGCCGCAGGGGGCCGCGCGAGCTCCTGCTGGCGCTGCTGCACAGCCGGTACATGAGGGTGATCACCCATCCGGCGTTCACCATCCCGATGTTCATCGCGAGCCTCTACGCGCTGTACTTCACGCCGCTCTTCGACTTCCTGATGGAGAGCCGCACCGGGCACATCGCGATGATGGTCCACTTCTTCGCGGTCGGTCTGATCTTCTTCTGGCCGATCATGGGCATCGACCCCGGTCCGCACCGTCCGGGCTACGTCATGCGGATGCTGGAGCTCTTCGCGGGCATGCCGTTCCACGCGTTCTTCGGCATCGCCCTGATGATGGCGAGCCAGCCCATGATCAGGACGTACGCGGACCCGCCGGCCTCCCTCGGCATCGATCCGCTTTTGGACCAGCAGTGGGGCGGCGGCATCGCCTGGGCGTTCAGCGAGATCCCCTCGGTCCTGGTCCTGATCGCCCTGATCTACCAGTGGTACCACTCCGAGCAGCGGGCAGCGAAGCGCTCCGACCGGGCCGCCGACCGCAACGGCGACCAGGAGCTGGAGGCGTACAACGCGTATCTCGCCTCGCTCCGCGCGCGTGGCCAGTAGCGCGACCCCGCGTCCGCGCGCCACCATGGGGCATGACCGGATCCGTTAAGGCGATGGCAGTCATGACCTTCGCCTCCCTGGTGGCCGTCGCCACGTACTCGGTGGTGCTCGGGAGCAACGGCTGGCTGTGGTTCGGCTGGGTGGTCCTGGGGCTGCTGACGGCGGGGATGGCCGCCTCGCGCAGTACCTGAGGAAGGTCGACACCGCCCCCTCCGTCCCGCGACTCACCGTCCGTAGACTGGCCGTGACAACGGGATACCCACAGGAGCGGCCTGGTGTTCTACCACTTGCTCAAGCACGTGTTCCTCGGACCCCTGCTGCGGCTGCTGTTCCGGCCGCGGATCGAGGGGCTGGAGAACATCCCGGCGGAGGGCGCGGCGATCGTCGCGGGCAATCACCTGTCGTTCTCCGACCACTTCCTGATGCCCGCCATCCTGGCGCGGCGGATCACCTTCCTGGCGAAGGCCGAGTACTTCACCGGCCCCGGGATCAAGGGCAGGCTCACCGCGGCGTTCTTCCGCAGCGCCGGGCAGATCCCCGTGGACCGGTCCGGCAAGGACGCCGGCCAGGCGGCCCTGCGCGAGGGGCTGGGCGTCCTGGCCAAGGGCGAGCTGCTGGGCATCTACCCGGAGGGCACCCGATCCCACGACGGCCGGCTCTACAAGGGCAAGGTGGGCGTGGCCGCCATGGCCCTCGGCGCGGGGGTGCCGGTCGTGCCCTGCGCGATGGTGGGCACCTTCGAGATCCAGCCGCCCGGGAAACGGATCCCGAAGATCCGGCGCGTGACGATCCGCTTCGGCGAGCCCTTGAACTTCTCCCGGTACGCCGGGATGGAGGGCGAGCGCACCGTCCTGCGGGCGGTCACCGACGAGATCATGTACGAGATCCTCGCCCTGTCCGGTCAGGAGTACGTCGACCGGTACGCGGCCGAGGTGAAGGCCGAGGAGGAGGAAGCGCGGAAGCAGGCCCGGCGCACGGTGCGCTGAGCCCGCTCCGCCTGCGGGCGGTCCCGGTGGCGGACGGCGGTCAGCTCCTCGCGCGCCGGGAGTCCGGCCCCGGCGGCGTCCGCTGAGCGGGGGGCCTCCGCGGCCGGGGCGACCGGTGTGGCGTGCGGCGCACATGTCACGCCCGGGGCGTCGACCTTGCCGGTCAGTGGCCGTAGGCACGGCCGGCGGCGGCGAGCACTTCACGCAGCCGGAGGGCGTCCGCGGCCAGAGCCGTCACGAGGACGGCGGGTCCGGCCAGCGGGGTCGCGACGGCGCACTCCCCCAGCACCGCGGCCGGCGGCGGGTCCTCCTCGAACGCCGGGTCGACGACGAGGAGTTGACCGACGGCCCGGTGCCCGGCGAGTCCCGCCGGGCCGTCCCAGCCGCCGGGAGCGCCGGGGCCGCAGGCGAGTTCCTGGTCCAGCAGCGGCCGGCCGCCGTGGGTGACGGTGAGCCGGCTGCGCAGCAGACCGGGCGGCTCCCCGTGCCGTCCCAGCACCTGTTCCTCGCGCAGCAGTAGGCGTGCGGTGGGGGCGAGCCGGACGCGGGTGCGTACCCGGAGGTCGCTGCCGCGGACCGACACCAGCGGCTCCGGCAGCCACCGCACCGAGGCCCCGTCCTCCAGGTCGAGCTCCACGTCGTAGCGGGCGGGGTCGCCCGTCCGGCCGGGCAGGGCGAGGGTGGCAGCCGCCGAGGTCAGGGCCAGCCGGGCGCCGGGCCCGGCGGTGGCGCGGACGGTCAGGTGGTCACCGCCCAGCGGGGCGCTCATCGCGCCGACGAGCACCACCCCGGCTTCCGCGGACTCCCGGCCACGGGTACGCCGCAGGGCGAGCGGGCCCTCTCCGGCGAGCAGGGGCAGCGCGGTCCCGCCCCTGCCGTCGGCCACGGCGTGGACGCGGGCGGTGGCCCGTACTCCGGTCGCGGGCGCAGGGACGGGGGGCGCGGTGGTCACCGTGCGGTCCAGGCGGCGATCCGCTCACGGACCCAGCCGGCGACGGCGGCCACGCCCTCCGGGCCGCGCAGCGACTGGAAGGCGACGGGCAGCTCACCGCGCTGCTCGGCTGCGTCGCGGGCCATCCGGCCGAGGTCGGAGCCGACGTGGGGGGCGAGGTCGGTCTTGTTGACGACGAGGAGGTCGGCGGTGGTGACGCCGGGGCCGCCCTTGCGGGGGATGTCGTCCCCGCCGGCCACGTCGATGACGAAGATCTGGGCGTCGACGAGGCCGCGGGAGAAGGTCGCGGTGAGATTGTCCCCGCCGGACTCGACGAGGATCAGGTCGAGCGGGGCGTGCTCGCGGAAGGCGTCCTCCAGTTCCTCGACGGCTTCGAGGTTGGCGGAGATGTCGTCGCGGATGGCGGTGTGCGGACAGGCCCCTGTCTCGACGGCGGTGATCCGCTCGGGGGGTAGGACGGCCTCGCGGAGCAGGAACTCGGCGTCCTCGCGGGTGTAGATGTCGTTGGTGACCACCGCCATGGACACCTCGGTGCGCAGGGCCCGGCACAGGGCCGCGACGGTGGCGGTCTTGCCGGAGCCGACGGGCCCGCCGAGTCCGATGCGCAGGGCACGGCGGGTGCCGTCGGCGCGCAGCGGGGCGGCGCTGTGGGTGTGCCGGTGGGGTCGCGCGACGGCGTGGTCGAGGTGCATGGGGTGCTCCGGGTGTGGAAGGGGGCGTGGTCAGGAGGCGAACAGCCGTACCGGCCAGCCGGCATGGACCTCGGCCGTGATCTCCAGCAGGGGCGAGGAGGCCGCGGGCAGGGCGTCGACCCCGTCCGGCAGGGCCTGGCGGGCGGCCTCGGCGGCGCGGCCGGCGACGTCGTCGAGCTCGGGGGCGAGCCGGGCCAGTACCCCGCTCGCCTCGAAGGGGTCCAGGCCCAGCAGCCGTACGGTGGCGGTCGCCGGCCCGCCGACGCTCTCGTACGCCGCCACGTGCGCGGCGTCGAGCGGCCCGAGCCCGGCCGCCCGGGCGGTGAGTCCGAGCACCACGGGCTGGTGGGCGCCGCGCGGGAACGCGGCGGCGAGCTGTTCCAGTCCGGGGTCGGGCCAGGTGGCCCGCGCGGCCCGGAGCAGCTGGCGGCCCAGTCGCCGCGCCGCGGTGCGCAGTGCGGGCGACGGTGTGCGGGCGTCTGCGGCGGCGTCGAGTGCCGCCGGGTCGAGGCCGAGGGCTGCCGCGGCGGCGAGGGCCGCCGCGGTGAGTCCGGCGGTGTGCAGCCTGCCCCGGCAGAAGTCCTCCAGGGTGGCCGCGTCGTGGATCCGGCCCGCCTTGCAGGCGGCCTCGGCCCCGCCGGAGTGGGCGTGGCCCCCGGCGGGGAAGCGGCCGTCCGCGAGGACGAGGAGCGCGGCGAGGCTCATGTGGCGGGGCCTGTCAGAAGAGGAAGTAGCGCTGGGCCATGGGCAGTTCCGCGGCGGGTGCGGGCTCCACCGGCTCGCCGTCGATGGTGACGGTGAAGGTGTCGGCGTCGACCTCGACCCGCGGCATGGCGTCGTTGTTGCGCATGTCCGCCTTGGTCACCTTGCGCGTGGTCTCGATGGCGGTGAACCGTTTGGCGAGTCCGAGCCGTTCGGGCAGTCCGTCGTCGAGTGCGGCCTGCGCGGTGAAGTTCAGCGAGTTCAGGCCGGGGGCGCGGCCGTGGCTGCCGAACATCGGCCGGGGCAGGACGGGCTGCGGGGTGGGGATGGAGGCGTTGGCGTCGCCCATCTGCGCGTAGGCGATCTGGCCGCCCTTGATGACGAGTTCGGGCTTGACCCCGAAGAAGGCCGGGTTCCACAGGACCAGGTCGGCTAGCTTGCCGGTCTCGGCCGAGCCGACGTCGCGGGAGATGCCCTGGGCCACGGCCGGGTTGATCGTGTACTTGGCGACGTAGCGGCGGGCGCGGTGGTTGTCGGCCGGTCCGTCGCCGGGGAGGAAGCCGCGCCGCCGCTTCATCACGTGGGCGGTCTGCCAGGTGCGCAGCACGACCTCGCCGACGCGGCCCATGGCCTGGGAGTCGGAGGAGATGATGGAGATGGCGCCGAGGTCGTGCAGGACGTCCTCGGCGGCGATCGTCGAGGGCCGGATGCGGGATTCGGCGAAGGCGAGGTCCTCGGGGACGGCGGGGTTGAGGTGGTGGCAGACCATCAGCATGTCGAGGTGTTCCTCGACGGTGTTGACGGTGTGCGGCCGGGTGGGGTTGGTGGAGCTGGGCAGGATGTTCGGTTCGGAGACGACGGTGATGATGTCGGGTGCGTGCCCTCCGCCGGCGCCCTCGGTGTGGTACGAGTGGATGGTCCGCCCGGCGATGGCCGCGAGGGTGTCGGCGACGAAGCCGGCCTCGTTGAGGGTGTCGGTGTGGATGGCGACCTGGGCGCCGGTCTCGTCGCAGACGCTCAGGCAGGCGTCGATGGCGGCGGGGGTGGCGCCCCAGTCCTCATGGATCTTGAATCCGATCGCTCCGCCGCGCAGTTGGGAGTGCATGGCCTCGCGGGAGGTGGTGTTGCCCTTGCCGAGGAGGCCGATGTTGACCGGGTAGGACTCCAGCGCCGCGAACATGCGGGCCAGGTGCCAGGGCCCGGGGGTGACGGTGGTCGCCTTGGTGCCCTCGGCGGGTCCGGTGCCGCCGCCGACCAGGGTGGTGATCCCGGAGGCGAGGGCTTCGTCGACGACCGTGGGGGAGATGAAGTGCACATGGGCGTCGATGGCGCCGGCGGTGACGATCTTGCCGTTGCCGGCGATGATCTCGGTCTCGGGGCCGATGACGAGGGCGGGGTGCACCCCGTCCATGGTGTCGGGGTTGCCGGCCTTGCCGATGCCGCAGATGCGGCCGTCGCGGATGCCGAGGTCGGCCTTGGTGATGCCCCAGTGGTCGAGGATCACGGCTCCGGTGATCACGGTGTCGGGTGCGCCTTCGGCCCGGGTGGTGCGGGCCTGGCCCATGGACTCGCGGATCACCTTGCCGCCGCCGAAGACGGCTTCGTCGCCGGAGCGGCCGGGGCCGCCGGCGAGGTCCTGCTCGATCTCGACGAAGAGGTCGGTGTCGGCGAGCCGGATGCGGTCCCCGGCCGTGGGCCCGAAGAGGTCGGCGTACACCTGGCGGGGGATCTCAGCCATCGAGCGGCCCTCCGGTCTCCCCGCGCAGTCCGGGGACGGTCCGCAGGCCTGCGAGCGGGACCAGTTCCACCGAGGCGGGGATGCCCGGCTCGAAGCGGACGGCGGTGCCGGCGGCGATGTTGAGCCGGAGCCCGTGTGCGGCGGCGCGGTCGAAGCGGAGGCCGGGGTTGGCTTCGGCGAAGTGGTAGTGGGAGCCGACCTGGACGGGCCGGTCGGCGGAGTTGAGCACGGTCAGACGGGTGACGGGGCGGCCCTCGTTGAGGAGTACCGGCCCCTCCCCGAGGGCGATTTCGCCGGGGATCATGCGGGGGGCTCCTTGTCAGACGATGGGGTCGTGGACCGTGACGAGCTTGGTGCCGTCCGGGAAGGTCGCCTCGACCTGCACGTCGTGGATCATCTCGGGAATCCCCTCCATGACCTCCGCGCGGCTCAGCACGGTGCGGCCGGAGGCCATCAGCTCGGCCACCGTCCGGCCGTCGCGGGCGCCTTCGAGGATGTGCGAGGTGATGAGTGCCACCGCCTCGGGGTGGTTGAGGCGTACTCCGCGCGCCCGCCGCTTCTCGGCCACGTCGGCGGCGACGTGGATGAGCAGTCGCTCCTGTTCGTGCGGTGTCAGTTGCACTCGTGTTCACCAAGCTTCCGGGACAGGGCCGACACGCCGAGGCGACCCTAGCGGCCCGCGGCACTCTGTCGACCTGCGCGTTTCCCACCCAGGCGTCTCTTGCCCCGACGCAGGGGAAGGCTTTCCGTTCCGCGCACCGCGGCTTTACCGGCCCATGGGTGATCATTGGCGGTGGCACGGACCGCCAGGTTAGGGGCGGGACTTTTCCACCGGGTTAACCCGTGTTTCGGGCAGGCACCCGGTTCCGCCCGGCGGGCCACCGGCCCGCCGCTTCCGTATACGGATCCGCGGCGCTCGCCGCGGTCAGCAGCCCCTGCCGGCCGCGGCCGGCGCCCCCGCGGTCCAGGGCAGCGCGATCCACACCGTCTTGCCGCCGTCCTCGGTGGGCGTGACCGAGAGCCGGCCGCCCGCCTCCGCGGCGAGCCAGCGGATGATGACCATGCCGCGGCCGTTGTCCTGCTGGACGGCGGCGGGGAGCCGGCGGGGCCGGCGCGGGTGGCTGTCGGTCACCCCGACCCGGAGCCATTCCTCGCGCTCCAGCCGGATGTCGACGGTGAAGGTGGGCGACTGGCCGAAAGTGTGCTGTACGGCGTTGGTGGCGAGCTCTGAGACGATCAACCGAACACTGTCGGCGGTCTCGGCGTCGCCGGGCAGTCCCCACTCCTCCAGCACTTCCGCGACATAACGGCGGGCAGCGGCCACCGAGGCGGGATCGCTCGGCAGAGTGACGGATGCTTCCTGGTGGTCTGCCATGGCGACGTCCCTTTCCCACCGGAGCGGATGAGCCCCGGATCTGTGCTGGACGCCAGAGTGCCACCCATCGTGCCGCCACATCAGCCTTTCCCCAAAGATATGCATATATCTGTCGCCCGATGCGGTGAACTCTGCTACGGAAGAGCGTATTTGGACGGCAGACTGGTGCGAGCTGTGCCGGTGGAAGGAGGCGGGTGTGCAGCACGGTCCCGCGGTGCGTCGGCGCAAGCTCGGCGAGGAACTGCGTGCCCTGCGTGACCGGTCCGGGCTCACCAGTGGTGAGGCCGCCCGGATCGTGGGATGGCACCAGTCGAAAATCAGCCGTATCGAGACGGGTCGCAGCGGCGTGAAACCGGAGGACATCCGCCTGCTCCTCGACGTCTACGGGGAGTTCGTGAGCCCGGAGCAGCGCGCCCTCCTGGAAGCCCTGTCGGCCTCGGCCGCCGGCCCGGGGCCGGGCGGCGACACCGGGCGGGGACGCCAGTGGTGGCACGACTACCGGGGGCTGCTGCCGCAGGAGTACCGGGACTTCATCAGCCTGGAGGCGGGCGCCCGGTCGGCCCGTACGGTGGAACTGTCCGTGGTGCCCGGGCTGTTACAGACCCCCGAGTACGCGCGTGCCGTGACCCGGGCCGCGCTCGGCGGGCTTCCGGAACCGAAGGTGGACGCGCTGGTCGAGGTACGGCTGGCCCGGCAGTCGGTGCTGCGGGCGGATCCGCCGCTGGAGCTGAGCGCGGTGCTGGACGAGGCGGTGCTGCGCCGGCAGATCGGCGGGCCCGGGGTGATGGCGGAGCAGCTGCGGCACCTGGTGGAGGTGGCGCGGCTCCCCCAAGTGAGCCTCCAGGTCCTTCCGTTCAGCGTGGGCGGCCATCTCGGCCTCACCGGACCGTTCGTCATTTTCTCATTTACGAACATCGCCGATCTGGATGTGGTGGTACTCGACCATTTGACGAGTAGCCTCTATCTGGAGCGGAAGGAAGACCTAGAGGCGTACGGCGCCGCGTTCCGCACCATCCAGGCGCACGCCCTCCCGCCCGAGGACTCGTCGGAACTCATCAGCTCACTCGCTGACGACGCGTAGAGGAGGCACCCCCGTGTCCGCAACCCCCTTGAGCACCAGCGGACTTCTGATCAGAACCGCGCGGTGGCGGCGGAGCAGCCGCAGCACCGGGATGAACAACTGCGTGGAAGCGGCCGTCCTCGGCGACGGTCTGCTGGCCGTCCGCGACTCCAAGCGGACGGACGGCCCGGCCGTGCTCTTCACCGGGCCGGCCTGGGACGGCTTCCTCGCCTCCGTACAGGCGGACGCGCACGCGTCCTAGGCGCACGCGTCCTGGTGCTGCGGCTCGGAAAACCTCGCGGTCACGGCACCAGTAGGTGTCCGGCGGGCGCGGTCGCGATGATCGTCTCGACGGCCCGGTCGATCTCGTCCCCCGTGAGGTCGGCCCGGGCGGTCAGCCGCAGCCGGGAGATGCCGTCCGGCACCGACGGCGGGCGGAAGCAGCCCACGGACAGACCTGCCTCGCGGCAGTCGGCGGCCCAGCGCAGTGCCGCCGACGCCGACGGGGCCCGTACCGACACCACGGCCGCGTCCGGCCGGGCCGCGGTCAGGCCGGACGCGGTGAGCCGCCCGTACAGCCGGTCGGCCACCTCGCGGGCGCGGCCGGCGCGCTCCGGTTCCCGCCGCAGCAGGCGCAGGCTCGCGAGGGCCGCGCCCGCGGCGGCCGGGGCCAGGCCGGTGTCGAAGATGAAGGTGCGCGCGGTGTTGACCAGGTGTCTGATCACCTTGGCCGGGCCGAGCACGGCGCCGCCCTGGCTGCCCAGCGACTTCGACAGGGTCAGGGTGGCGACCACGTACGGCGCGCCGGCGAGTCCGGCGGCGTCCAGCGCGCCCCGGCCCCCCTCACCCAGCACGCCCAGTCCGTGCGCGTCGTCGACGAGCAGGGCGGCGCCCTCGTCGCGGCAGGCGGCGGCGTATCCGGCGAGCGGTGCGGCGTCGCCGTCGACGGAGAACACCGAGTCGCTGACCAGCAGGGCCCGGCCCTCGTGCGCGGCGAGCGCCTTGCGCGCGGCGTCCGGGTCGGAGTGCGGGACCACCGCGGTCTCGGCGCGCGAAAGCCTGCAGCCGTCGACGATGGAGGCGTGGTTGCCGGCGTCGGAGACGACGAGCGTGCCCCAGTCGCTGAGCGCCGTGACGGCGGCGAGGTTTGCCGCGTATCCGGAGGACAGCACGAGCGCGGCCTCGAAGCCGCAGAAGGCGGCGAGCTCCCGTTCCAGTTCCGCGTGCAGTTCGGTGGTGCCGGTGACGAGACGGGAACCGGTGGCTCCGGCTCCCCAGCACTCGGCCGCCTCGCGGGCCCCCCGGATGGTCTCGGGATGCCGGGACAGGCCGAGGTAGTCGTTGCTCGCGAGGTCCAGCAGCGTCGACACCGGCGGCCGGGGGCGCAGGGAGCGGACCAGTCCGGCCTGCTCCCGTGCGCGCTCCGCGTCGTCGATCCAGGCGAAGACGTCCGCGGGGTCGGGAGTGTGCTGGCGCATCGGCGTGTCCTCGTGTTTTGTCGGCAGTCCACAGACCTGCCCGACCCTAGTCGCCGGGACTTGTCCGCCAGGTGTGGTGATACACACACACCCATCCGGCCATGTTGTGCGATCTCTCCTTGGCCGCGATGGGTCCGGTGGGACAGGATCGGGTCCATGGACCTGCTGAACACCCTGGTGGACAAGGGGCTGCGGCGCGAGCTGCCGACCCGCGAAGAAGCGCTCGCCGTGCTGGCGACTTCTGACGACGAACTGCTCGACGTGGTGGCCGCGGCCGGCAAGGTGCGCCGCCAGTGGTTCGGGCGTCGGGTCAAGCTGAACTACCTGGTCAACCTGAAGTCGGGCCTGTGCCCGGAGGACTGCTCCTACTGTTCCCAGCGCCTGGGCTCGAAGGCCGAGATCCTCAAGTACACCTGGCTCAAGCCTGAAGAGGCCTCCCAGGCCGCCGCCGCGGGCGTCGCCGGCGGGGCGAAGCGGGTCTGCCTGGTCGCCAGCGGCCGGGGGCCGACGGACCGGGACGTGGAGCGCGTCGGCAGGACGATCGAGGCCATCAAGGAGCAGAACGAGGGCATCGAGG
This DNA window, taken from Streptomyces sp. TN58, encodes the following:
- a CDS encoding 6-phosphofructokinase produces the protein MRIGVLTSGGDCPGLNAVIRSVVHRAVVDHGDEVIGFHDGWKGLLEADYRKLDLDAVAGILARGGTILGSSRVQPAHLRDGVERARGHVADLGLDAIIPIGGEGTLKAANLLSEAGLPIVGVPKTIDNDIASTDVTFGFDTAVGVATEALDRLKTTAESHQRVMVVEVMGRHTGWIALHSGMAAGAHAIVVPERPFDIDELTAIVGERFSAGKRFAIVVVAEGAKPKPGSMAFEERGKDIYGHERFAGIGNLLAAELENRLGKEARPVILGHVQRGGTPTAYDRVLATRFGWHAVEAAHRGEFGMLTALRGTDIVMVPLAEATSSLKTVPADRYDEAQTVL
- a CDS encoding cytochrome c oxidase assembly protein, which gives rise to MDHSGHGMDMNMDLPPFTLGRGLEFSFDAFFLFGSLLGLALYGWGVLRLRRRGDSWPLGRTIAFTLGVLTVILVMCTKLNDYGMVMFSVHMVQHMVISMITPILVLLGAPVTLALRALPPAGRGRRGPRELLLALLHSRYMRVITHPAFTIPMFIASLYALYFTPLFDFLMESRTGHIAMMVHFFAVGLIFFWPIMGIDPGPHRPGYVMRMLELFAGMPFHAFFGIALMMASQPMIRTYADPPASLGIDPLLDQQWGGGIAWAFSEIPSVLVLIALIYQWYHSEQRAAKRSDRAADRNGDQELEAYNAYLASLRARGQ
- a CDS encoding lysophospholipid acyltransferase family protein; protein product: MFYHLLKHVFLGPLLRLLFRPRIEGLENIPAEGAAIVAGNHLSFSDHFLMPAILARRITFLAKAEYFTGPGIKGRLTAAFFRSAGQIPVDRSGKDAGQAALREGLGVLAKGELLGIYPEGTRSHDGRLYKGKVGVAAMALGAGVPVVPCAMVGTFEIQPPGKRIPKIRRVTIRFGEPLNFSRYAGMEGERTVLRAVTDEIMYEILALSGQEYVDRYAAEVKAEEEEARKQARRTVR
- a CDS encoding urease accessory protein UreD: MTTAPPVPAPATGVRATARVHAVADGRGGTALPLLAGEGPLALRRTRGRESAEAGVVLVGAMSAPLGGDHLTVRATAGPGARLALTSAAATLALPGRTGDPARYDVELDLEDGASVRWLPEPLVSVRGSDLRVRTRVRLAPTARLLLREEQVLGRHGEPPGLLRSRLTVTHGGRPLLDQELACGPGAPGGWDGPAGLAGHRAVGQLLVVDPAFEEDPPPAAVLGECAVATPLAGPAVLVTALAADALRLREVLAAAGRAYGH
- the ureG gene encoding urease accessory protein UreG, encoding MHLDHAVARPHRHTHSAAPLRADGTRRALRIGLGGPVGSGKTATVAALCRALRTEVSMAVVTNDIYTREDAEFLLREAVLPPERITAVETGACPHTAIRDDISANLEAVEELEDAFREHAPLDLILVESGGDNLTATFSRGLVDAQIFVIDVAGGDDIPRKGGPGVTTADLLVVNKTDLAPHVGSDLGRMARDAAEQRGELPVAFQSLRGPEGVAAVAGWVRERIAAWTAR
- a CDS encoding urease accessory protein UreF; translated protein: MSLAALLVLADGRFPAGGHAHSGGAEAACKAGRIHDAATLEDFCRGRLHTAGLTAAALAAAAALGLDPAALDAAADARTPSPALRTAARRLGRQLLRAARATWPDPGLEQLAAAFPRGAHQPVVLGLTARAAGLGPLDAAHVAAYESVGGPATATVRLLGLDPFEASGVLARLAPELDDVAGRAAEAARQALPDGVDALPAASSPLLEITAEVHAGWPVRLFAS
- a CDS encoding urease subunit alpha — protein: MAEIPRQVYADLFGPTAGDRIRLADTDLFVEIEQDLAGGPGRSGDEAVFGGGKVIRESMGQARTTRAEGAPDTVITGAVILDHWGITKADLGIRDGRICGIGKAGNPDTMDGVHPALVIGPETEIIAGNGKIVTAGAIDAHVHFISPTVVDEALASGITTLVGGGTGPAEGTKATTVTPGPWHLARMFAALESYPVNIGLLGKGNTTSREAMHSQLRGGAIGFKIHEDWGATPAAIDACLSVCDETGAQVAIHTDTLNEAGFVADTLAAIAGRTIHSYHTEGAGGGHAPDIITVVSEPNILPSSTNPTRPHTVNTVEEHLDMLMVCHHLNPAVPEDLAFAESRIRPSTIAAEDVLHDLGAISIISSDSQAMGRVGEVVLRTWQTAHVMKRRRGFLPGDGPADNHRARRYVAKYTINPAVAQGISRDVGSAETGKLADLVLWNPAFFGVKPELVIKGGQIAYAQMGDANASIPTPQPVLPRPMFGSHGRAPGLNSLNFTAQAALDDGLPERLGLAKRFTAIETTRKVTKADMRNNDAMPRVEVDADTFTVTIDGEPVEPAPAAELPMAQRYFLF
- a CDS encoding urease subunit beta, which codes for MIPGEIALGEGPVLLNEGRPVTRLTVLNSADRPVQVGSHYHFAEANPGLRFDRAAAHGLRLNIAAGTAVRFEPGIPASVELVPLAGLRTVPGLRGETGGPLDG
- a CDS encoding urease subunit gamma; this translates as MQLTPHEQERLLIHVAADVAEKRRARGVRLNHPEAVALITSHILEGARDGRTVAELMASGRTVLSRAEVMEGIPEMIHDVQVEATFPDGTKLVTVHDPIV
- a CDS encoding ATP-binding protein gives rise to the protein MADHQEASVTLPSDPASVAAARRYVAEVLEEWGLPGDAETADSVRLIVSELATNAVQHTFGQSPTFTVDIRLEREEWLRVGVTDSHPRRPRRLPAAVQQDNGRGMVIIRWLAAEAGGRLSVTPTEDGGKTVWIALPWTAGAPAAAGRGC
- a CDS encoding helix-turn-helix domain-containing protein — its product is MQHGPAVRRRKLGEELRALRDRSGLTSGEAARIVGWHQSKISRIETGRSGVKPEDIRLLLDVYGEFVSPEQRALLEALSASAAGPGPGGDTGRGRQWWHDYRGLLPQEYRDFISLEAGARSARTVELSVVPGLLQTPEYARAVTRAALGGLPEPKVDALVEVRLARQSVLRADPPLELSAVLDEAVLRRQIGGPGVMAEQLRHLVEVARLPQVSLQVLPFSVGGHLGLTGPFVIFSFTNIADLDVVVLDHLTSSLYLERKEDLEAYGAAFRTIQAHALPPEDSSELISSLADDA
- a CDS encoding DUF397 domain-containing protein gives rise to the protein MSATPLSTSGLLIRTARWRRSSRSTGMNNCVEAAVLGDGLLAVRDSKRTDGPAVLFTGPAWDGFLASVQADAHAS
- a CDS encoding 8-amino-7-oxononanoate synthase, producing the protein MRQHTPDPADVFAWIDDAERAREQAGLVRSLRPRPPVSTLLDLASNDYLGLSRHPETIRGAREAAECWGAGATGSRLVTGTTELHAELERELAAFCGFEAALVLSSGYAANLAAVTALSDWGTLVVSDAGNHASIVDGCRLSRAETAVVPHSDPDAARKALAAHEGRALLVSDSVFSVDGDAAPLAGYAAACRDEGAALLVDDAHGLGVLGEGGRGALDAAGLAGAPYVVATLTLSKSLGSQGGAVLGPAKVIRHLVNTARTFIFDTGLAPAAAGAALASLRLLRREPERAGRAREVADRLYGRLTASGLTAARPDAAVVSVRAPSASAALRWAADCREAGLSVGCFRPPSVPDGISRLRLTARADLTGDEIDRAVETIIATAPAGHLLVP